One genomic region from Blastococcus sp. Marseille-P5729 encodes:
- a CDS encoding AzlD domain-containing protein: MWLGIAVACLGCYLLKYAGMSIPERALDSPSVRRVAMLLPIGLLAALAATQTFGSGERIVGDARVVGVLLAIVAIRLRVPFIGVAVIAALGAALARQLGMP; the protein is encoded by the coding sequence ATGTGGCTGGGCATCGCGGTCGCCTGCCTCGGCTGCTATCTGCTGAAGTACGCCGGAATGTCGATCCCCGAGCGAGCGCTCGACTCGCCGTCCGTGCGCCGTGTTGCCATGCTGTTGCCGATCGGGCTGCTAGCGGCGCTCGCCGCGACCCAGACCTTCGGCTCCGGTGAGCGGATCGTGGGCGACGCCCGGGTCGTCGGCGTCCTGCTGGCGATCGTCGCGATCAGGCTGCGCGTGCCGTTCATCGGCGTGGCGGTCATCGCCGCCCTCGGCGCGGCACTGGCCCGGCAGCTGGGCATGCCCTAG